From Clavelina lepadiformis chromosome 9, kaClaLepa1.1, whole genome shotgun sequence, the proteins below share one genomic window:
- the LOC143470316 gene encoding beta-1,3-galactosyltransferase 5-like has translation MVTVFLGSARRILRAFYICATLYLLYIICLKRFSLEEQQSPQKNKEKYTEVPIPSIYLQNIPNLTPHTFRYLLEPDYDVACGISRNGKARYRRDLVNVSPPTDEPKKEQVIGTGGRNNRPLLVLFLIHSKANHFKHRRVIRKTWGSVGKRLSKMVFLLGNPQNETLQSLLQSENKLYGDILQEDFYETYRNITLKAIMALKWASLYCPRAAIVTKADDDMFVGTMAIISNIIKGFIPRRKLLLCKPVFNGPVQREGKYAVSQSLYSVTTWPPFCFGGCWMASNDVIKKLYEISLMTPQIHLDDVYVTGILRTKIGQGLQRVANSQILFCHGRGDPNLVWAWWNVTQDTTNYFKTFKGREKIMDCFL, from the exons ATGGTTACAGTTTTTCTCGGCTCCGCACGGCGGATTTTACGAGCATTTTACATCTGTGCTACATTGTACTTGCTTTACATCATTTGTCTCAAAAG GTTTTCACTTGAAGAGCAACAGTCGCCCcagaaaaataaagaaaaa TATACAGAAGTTCCTATACCATCTATCTATTTACAAAACATTCCCAATTTAACTCCGCACACCTTTCGATACCTTTTGGAGCCGGATTATGACGTTGCATGCGGTATTTCTAGGAATGGTAAAGCAAG ATATCGTAGAGATTTGGTGAACGTTTCTCCTCCAACGGATGAACCGAAAAAAGAGCAAGTAATAGGAACAGGAGGAAGAAACAATCGACCCTTGCTCGTCCTCTTTCTCATCCACAGCAAAGCGAACCATTTCAAGCATCGGCGAGTGATCCGTAAGACTTGGGGATCGGTTGGAAAAAGATTGTCAAAA ATGGTATTCCTTCTTGGCAATCCTCAGAACGAAACACTGCAATCACTTTTACAAAGCGAAAACAAATTGTACGGAGATATTTTGCAGGAAGATTTCTACGAGACATACAG GAATATCACATTGAAAGCGATAATGGCTTTAAAGTGGGCCTCTCTTTATTGCCCTCGTGCGGCGATTGTCACAAAAGCGGACGACGATATGTTTGTTGGAACAATGGCCATCATTTCTAACATCATAAAGGGAT TTATTCCCCGCCGCAAGTTGCTTCTCTGCAAGCCGGTTTTCAACGGACCAGTCCAAAGAGAAGGAAAGTACGCGGTGTCCCAGTCACTCTACAGCGTCACCACATGGCCACCATTTTGCTTTGGCGGCTGCTGGATGGCTTCAAATGATGTCATTAAAAAGCTCTATGAAATTTCGTTGATGACTCCTCAA ATACATCTGGACGACGTTTACGTCACCGGCATTTTACGCACAAAAATCGGTCAAGGTTTACAACGCGTCGCCAACAGTCAGATCTTGTTTTGTCACGGGCGTGGCGATCCAAACTTGGTTTGGGCCTGGTGGAATGTGACGCAAGatacaacaaattattttaaaacttttaaggGCCGTGAGAAAATAATGGATTGCTTTTTATGA